The following proteins come from a genomic window of Microtus ochrogaster isolate Prairie Vole_2 chromosome 7, MicOch1.0, whole genome shotgun sequence:
- the Ca4 gene encoding carbonic anhydrase 4, with protein MQLLLVLLALVYAASSTADEHWCYEIQAKEPNSNCKGPDQWTGDCQKNHQSPINIVTKEAKVNPDLKPFTFFGYDQKKRWEVKNDGHSVKMMLGNGSFITGGDLPAQYQAVQLHLHWSQDLNKGSEHSINGKHFAMEMHIVHEKGTSSNAVEDSKDKNAVLAFMIEVGDEENKAFQPLVEALPHISKPSTNTTVNEISLEDMLPKKEKLVHYFRYQGSLTTPTCDETVIWTVFEEPIKLHKDQFLEFSKRLFYDEEQKFVMEDNVRPVQQLGDRQVFRSHAPGQLLALPLPTLVVPTLTCLLAGFLQ; from the exons ATGCAGCTGCTTCTTGTTCTGTTGGCGCTGGTTTACGCAGCCAGTTCTACCGCAG ATGAGCACTGGTGCTATGAGATCCAGGCCAAGGAGCCCAACAGCAATTGCAAGG GACCTGACCAATGGACTGGGGACTGTCAGAAGAACCACCAGTCCCCCATCAACATCGTCACCAAGGAGGCAAAGGTGAACCCCGACCTGAAGCCCTTCACCTTCTTTGGCTATGACCAAAAGAAGAGGTGGGAAGTCAAGAACGATGGACActcag TGAAAATGATGCTGGGGAACGGAAGCTTCATCACTGGAGGAGACCTGCCTGCACAGTACCAGGCTGTGCAGTTGCACCTGCACTGGTCACAGGATTTGAACAAAGGCTCAGAACACAGCATCAACGGGAAACACTTTGCCATGGAG ATGCACATCGTACACGAGAAGGGGACATCAAGCAACGCAGTTGAGGACTCCAAGGACAAGAATGCAGTGCTGGCATTCATGATTGAG GTGGGAGATGAGGAGAACAAGGCCTTCCAGCCCCTGGTGGAGGCGCTGCCCCATATCTCCAAACCCA GTACAAACACCACAGTGAATGAGATCTCCCTAGAGGACATGCTTCCTAAGAAGGAGAAACTGGTTCACTACTTCCGTTACCAGGGCTCGCTGACCACGCCAACCTGTGATGAGACGGTCATCTGGACTGTGTTCGAGGAGCCCATTAAGCTCCACAAGGACCAG TTCCTGGAATTCTCCAAGCGGCTCTTCTACGATGAAGAACAGAAGTTCGTTATGGAGGACAACGTGAGGCCCGTGCAGCAGCTTGGAGACCGCCAGGTGTTCAGGTCCCACGCCCCAGGACAGCTGCTGGCTTTGCCCTTGCCTACCCTGGTGGTCCCTACACTTACCTGCCTGCTGGCCggcttcctccagtga